In a genomic window of Vairimorpha necatrix chromosome 12, complete sequence:
- a CDS encoding putative SP-containing membrane protein, which yields MIFLFLHIVFSSRQIKNEEIDKILVLTRSGKAHMINMKNNSPLNNKDFYMPNHLCISEETKKSNELNPLLKQPKTLILTNKKTYRSLLLIVCLFIILIASIASIVGIIYCFRDNIIYYVKKCHKIILLLYKLFLDSEISNRAPSSVTETIISDVET from the coding sequence ATGATCTTCctatttttacatattgtattttccagtagacaaattaaaaatgaagaaatagacaaaattttagttttaacACGTAGCGGAAAGGCTCATATGATAAACATGAAGAATAATTCTCCACTAAATaacaaagatttttatatgccAAATCATCTGTGCATTTCtgaagaaacaaaaaaatctaacGAATTAAATCCATTGCTAAAACAGCCCAAGACACTAATACTAACAAACAAGAAAACTTATCGTTCACTATTGCTAATAGTTTGTctgtttataattttaattgcGTCAATTGCTAGTATAGTAGGaataatatattgtttCAGGGACAATATCATATATTATGTCAAAAAATGtcataaaattattcttCTATTGTATAAGCTCTTTTTAGACTCTGAAATAAGCAATAGGGCGCCTTCATCAGTGACCGAAACTATCATTAGTGATGTTGAAACTtga
- a CDS encoding condensin complex subunit 2 (CND2), whose translation MQNDDLNSWLKVVAENKITTKNTWKSTLITHFKDMKQFKDLKGINFQKASCTLDGCIKVYSTRVDDVSEEATKLLDGFNIEDSKKKFFKKKDIKTIETNLSNINIKNTKLQIFRDSTFLSLEKKSENFLLLNTLNISNDGVLRMYSCNSQKEIKMCNLKIEKINLEGKILCPTFLKIGQFENLVEDNMEIENVNNIEINNEDFEYEEELEEINQQKPIFKKTEYSYFKQWAGPTHWKLRSKKNEKILSSEKKSEKFLINFMEEINEDLILQNGNSLIELSTIESRKNVNNNLPEDYNLEKEDLYHFNILNGTFNENKTTNLVEEDEQMYSLLNEPNVIIDEPVDEVITEIQQEDTKMPFIFRREQKKVDIKKLKNNILTDIKTNKNSKLSDICKNVPKMYDAKEKKDISIHFCIVSLLHVANEKNLELVQMGNDVIIKPN comes from the coding sequence ATGCAAAATGATGATCTAAATTCTTGGCTTAAAGTAGTCGcagaaaacaaaattacTACTAAAAATACATGGAAATCTACTCTAATAACCCACTTCAAAGATATGAAACAATTTAAAGACTTAAAAGGTATAAACTTCCAAAAAGCAAGTTGTACACTAGACGGGTGTATAAAAGTCTACTCTACGAGAGTAGACGACGTATCAGAAGAAGCtacaaaattattagacggatttaatattgaagattcaaaaaaaaaattttttaaaaaaaaagatataaaaacaatagaaactaatttatcaaatataaacataaaaaacacaaaactacaaatatttagagACTcaacttttttatctttagaaaaaaaatctgaaaattttttattacttaacactttaaatatatcaaaCGACGGAGTACTAAGAATGTACTCTTGTAATTctcaaaaagaaataaaaatgtgcaatttgaaaatagaaaaaataaatttagaagggaaaattttatgtcctacctttttaaaaattggacaatttgaaaatttagtAGAAGACAATATGGAAATAGAAAATGTAAAcaatatagaaattaataatgaaGATTTCGAGTATGAAGAAGaattagaagaaattaatcAACAAAAaccaatatttaaaaaaacagaatattcatattttaaacaatgGGCAGGGCCAACACATTGGAAATTgagaagtaaaaaaaatgaaaaaattttaagctcagaaaaaaaaagtgaaaaatttttaataaattttatggaagaaataaatgaagATCTAATATTACAAAACGGCAATTCTTTGATAGAATTGAGTACTATTGaatcaagaaaaaatgtaaataataatttaccagaagattataatttagaaaaagaagatttgtatcattttaatattttaaatggtacatttaatgaaaataaaacgaCAAATTTAGTAGAAGAAGATGAACAAATGTATAGTTTATTGAATGAACCAAATGTCATAATTGATGAACCTGTTGATGAAGTTATTACCGAAATACAGCAAGAAGATACGAAAATgccatttatttttaggagagaacaaaaaaaagtggatataaaaaaacttaaaaataatattttaacagatataaaaactaataaGAATTCTAAGTTGAGTgatatatgtaaaaatgtACCGAAAATGTATGATgctaaagaaaaaaaagatattagTATACATTTTTGTATTGTGTCTTTATTACATGTGGCTAATGAGAAAAATTTGGAACTTGTACAAATGGGGAATGATGTGATTATAAAaccaaattaa
- a CDS encoding serine-tRNA ligase (SARS1): protein MIDINLIRDPQTREKVIESEKRRFKDTSKISEIYEKDKLRIKLNFELDNINRKKNELNKKISKVFKENKTNGKELSQEYVRELKEEENKSKDLEIELVKTEKEINTLLKSVGNIIDDSVIISKNEEDNGLIREYRTKREVKNYKNYTDLMSKYTHSVSGSKIIGHRGYFLSGQIARLGMALSQYAIDFLEENDYTFIQTPVMMRKEVMSRTAQLSDFDEQLYKVEDDLYLIATSEQPLSALHMDERLTDSDLPKKYCGQSLCFRKEAGAHGKDNSGIFRVHQFEKIEQFVICKPEESKEYFDKMISLSEEFYKSLDISYNVVSIVSGEFNDAASIKYDLEAFFPNANKFRELVSCSNCTDYQSRELEVRYGILKENNKKVYVHMLNATLCAVQRTLCCIVENYQEENKIIVPEVLRKYTKFDEIELN, encoded by the coding sequence ATGATcgatataaatttaataagagACCCACAAACAAGAGAAAAAGTCATAGAATcagaaaaaagaagatttaaagacacatcaaaaatatcagaaatttatgaaaaagaCAAACTCAGAATAAAACTCAACTTCGAACTTGACAACATCAATAGAAAGAAAAAcgaattaaataaaaagatcagtaaagtttttaaagaGAACAAGACGAACGGGAAAGAATTAAGCCAGGAATATGTCAGAgaattaaaagaagaagaaaataaatctaaagATTTAGAAATAGAACTAGTGAAAACAGAGAAAGAAATCAATACACTCTTGAAAAGTGTAGGGAATATTATTGACGACAGTGTAATAATTagtaaaaatgaagaagatAATGGGCTTATAAGAGAATACAGAACAAAAAGAGAAGtaaagaattataaaaattacacTGATTTAATGTCGAAATATACCCACAGTGTCTCAGGGTCTAAGATCATAGGACACAGAGGATATTTCTTAAGCGGGCAGATCGCCAGACTGGGCATGGCCCTAAGCCAATACGCAATAGACtttttagaagaaaatGACTACACTTTTATTCAGACACCTGTCATGATGAGAAAAGAAGTCATGTCAAGGACAGCCCAATTAAGTGATTTTGATGAACAATTATATAAAGTAGAAGACGACTTGTACCTCATAGCCACTTCTGAACAACCTCTTTCTGCTTTACACATGGACGAAAGATTGACTGACTCAGATTTACCTAAGAAATATTGCGGCCAATCTTTGTGCTTTAGAAAAGAGGCAGGAGCCCACGGCAAAGATAATTCAGGAATATTCAGAGTTCAtcaatttgaaaaaatcgAACAATTCGTCATTTGTAAACCTGAAGAAtctaaagaatattttgataagATGATTTCTTTAAGtgaagaattttataaatctctTGATATTTCTTACAATGTAGTGAGTATTGTAAGTGGGGAATTTAATGACGCGGCTTCTATAAAATACGACTTAGAGGCATTTTTCCCTAATGCGAATAAATTTAGAGAATTGGTCTCGTGTTCTAATTGTACTGATTATCAATCAAGAGAATTAGAAGTTAGGTATggaatattaaaagagaaTAATAAGAAAGTGTATGTTCATATGTTGAATGCCACATTGTGTGCTGTACAGAGGACTCTTTGTTGTATAGTGGAGAATTATCAAGAAGAGAACAAAATCATTGTACCTGAAGTTCTGAGGAAATACACTAAATTTGACGAAATCGaactaaattaa
- a CDS encoding nuclear transport factor 2 encodes MTGLISQEEKVFISYYYDCLCNDTNRLTKLYNDKSILTISFENGTTSTVSEGFTAHLKHSTGYPVFKVFISNMVSQKVDKDLINLNILGQFVFLNKTQKRFNHNLLIQKNEGIFLIKSETIVILNEEIIYEKSQKFYTMKISNKNKSMSEIVNVLERFGKIEEIKIKDDNFECKMDQLDISHEDLLGKITETGLVVISK; translated from the coding sequence ATGACTGGACTTATTAGTCAAGAAGAAAAAGTCTTCATTTCTTATTACTATGACTGTCTTTGTAATGATACAAACAGATTAACAAAACTCTACAATGATAAATCTATACTAACAATCTCATTTGAAAATGGTACTACTAGCACAGTATCAGAAGGATTCACTGCTCATTTAAAGCATTCTACTGGTTACCCAGTCTTTAAAGTATTTATTTCAAACATGGTATCACAGAAAGTAGAcaaagatttaataaatttaaacattttgGGCCAATtcgtatttttaaataaaactcAGAAAAGATTTAATCATAATTTACTAATACAGAAAAATGAAGGaattttcttaataaaatctgAGACTATagtaattttaaatgaagaaattatttatgaGAAATCtcagaaattttatactatgaaaattagtaataaaaataaaagtatgAGTGAAATAGTCAATGTTTTGGAGAGATTTGGGAAAATAGAAgagataaaaattaaagatgaTAATTTTGAATGTAAAATGGATCAATTAGATATTTCACATGAAGATTTATTGGGCAAAATAACGGAAACGGGATTAGTAgtaatttctaaataa
- a CDS encoding protein transport protein SEC24, which translates to MPNMEEKEYSYSLIDEKKYYTSTITSIPTNLTIMKKSDIPFTVNISPELFNEEDIPISDEEIIRCSSCKSYINPFIQILSPGFKWKCNICLSLNELTSPFFMTNRKMAYQNTDKFKLEENAITNYNSYDRVELRSTVYDTYAPDTYLVRSPSPLTFCFLIEITYESLKNEMYQVIINTILDSIDSSAFDPRSKMMFMFFNSEIHLLDKKMNLTVITDTSFVPYFIKDDYLFSLNEKIQFDNLTRHFLEMKSTKNNYGDCLKTAHSIVCKSGAMILSFLCTPPNFGPGAINPSKSLKTDNIFYKELSQLFSKHLISVTQFLFPKLNIDLPTLSVLSKSTGGMLYYYPNFDGSDLVFATKLNKDLVDYFDLRMSHDSVCRIKTSKDVFIKEYNGSLTQRTIDLLSFPGFLPPHTFNIDLEVVDNIKADGISVQVALMRTTKNGTRMIRVINFKIPVYDIPFYESIDSYAISRSLALKSFYHEIQKKESGSAYISASLISILRAYSKTTNSFNVNNLPDKLSHLPLLVLSLCKSIPLRPVSYTPLDFRSYYMYLLGNSYPNLIDTIIYPTLLPLHHEEISQQNLTLDCLETNGLYLLDTGVTIYFFIGKDCPQEISDLLFDPDQMTGRFIFDPPENDFSMRVIEIINDLKKDRFLNPFYVFIKDDGSANLQREIFFTHFYEDSLHGMPSYAKFVEMIKNSI; encoded by the coding sequence ATGCCAAACATGGAAGAAAAGGAATATTCCTACTCATTAATAGACGAAAAAAAGTACTACACTTCCACAATAACAAGCATCCCTACAAATCTAacaataatgaaaaaatcaGACATTCCTTTTACTGTAAACATATCTCCTGAATTATTCAACGAGGAAGATATTCCCATCTCAGACGAGGAGATCATAAGATGCTCATCTTGCAAATCGTACATAAATCCATTTATCCAAATATTATCTCCTGGTTTCAAGTGGAAATGCAATATTTGTCTCAGTCTGAACGAACTGACTTCGCCTTTCTTCATGACTAACAGGAAAATGGCTTATCAAAATACAGACAAATTTAAACTGGAAGAAAATGCTATAACAAATTATAACTCGTATGACAGAGTAGAACTGAGATCTACTGTATACGACACATATGCTCCTGACACATATCTGGTGAGATCTCCATCTCCCTTGACATTTTGTTTCTTAATAGAAATAACTTACGAGAGtcttaaaaatgaaatgtaTCAAGtcattataaatacaatacTGGATTCTATAGACTCATCTGCATTTGACCCGAGATCAAAAATGATGTTCATGTTCTTCAATTCTGAAATACATTTGTTAGATAAGAAAATGAATCTTACAGTCATAACTGACACGTCATTTGTGccttattttataaaagacgACTATCTTTTCAGTCTCAACGAGAAAATtcaatttgataatttgaCTAGACACTTCTTAGAAATGAAAAGTACAAAGAATAATTACGGGGACTGTCTCAAGACTGCGCACTCTATCGTCTGTAAATCTGGCGCCATGATCTTGTCTTTTTTGTGCACTCCGCCTAATTTCGGGCCGGGCGCCATAAATCCAAGTAAATCTCTGAAAACTGACAATATCTTCTATAAGGAACTTTCtcaattattttctaaacATTTGATCTCTGTTACACAGTTCTTATTCCCTAAACTGAATATAGATCTGCCTACTCTGTCTGTCTTATCTAAATCTACTGGTGGTATGCTTTATTATTATCCAAATTTCGACGGATCAGATCTGGTCTTCGCTACAAAACTGAATAAAGATTTGGTGGATTATTTCGATCTTAGGATGAGTCACGACTCTGTGTGTAGAATAAAAACTAGTAAAGATGTATTCATCAAGGAATATAATGGATCTCTGACTCAGAGAACTATCGATTTACTCTCTTTCCCTGGGTTCTTACCACCACATACATTCAATATTGATTTAGAAGTAGTCGACAATATCAAGGCAGATGGAATTTCAGTCCAAGTCGCACTTATGCGCACTACTAAAAATGGGACAAGGATGATCAGAGTCATAAACTTCAAGATTCCTGTCTATGATATTCCATTTTATGAATCAATAGATTCTTACGCTATTTCTAGATCTCTGGCTCTTAAATCTTTCTATCATGAAATCCAGAAAAAGGAATCAGGTTCGGCTTATATTTCGGCCAGTCTTATTTCCATCTTAAGAGCTTATTCTAAGACTACAAATTCATTCAATGTCAACAATCTACCTGACAAACTGAGTCATCTTCCTCTACTAGTCCTATCTCTTTGTAAATCTATTCCTCTGCGGCCTGTATCTTATACTCCTCTGGATTTTAGATCTTACTACATGTATTTATTAGGTAACTCATATCCAAATCTAATTGATACCATAATTTACCCTACTTTATTGCCTTTACATCATGAAGAAATTTCTCAACAAAATCTAACTCTCGATTGTTTAGAAACTAATGGACTGTATTTACTAGATACAGGTGTGACcatatatttctttattggTAAAGATTGTCCACAAGAAATTTCCGACTTATTATTCGATCCTGATCAAATGACTGgtagatttatatttgatccACCAGAAAATGATTTTAGTATGAGAGTTATAGAAATAATCAATGatctaaaaaaagacaGATTTCTTAATccattttatgtttttataaaagacgATGGTAGTGCAAATTTACAAAGAGAAATATTCTTTACACATTTTTATGAAGATAGTCTTCATGGAATGCCGTCTTATGCAAAATTTGTTgagatgataaaaaatagcatataa